The sequence below is a genomic window from Osmerus eperlanus unplaced genomic scaffold, fOsmEpe2.1 SCAFFOLD_923, whole genome shotgun sequence.
ataaGCTAAGGCACTCACATGCTCTATAACTCACGTGAGTGGCAGGTCTTGCCCTTCCAGTTGTCGGTGCACTGCAGTAGAAGTCGTTGAGCAGGTCCACACAGCGTCCGCCGTTCTTGCAGGTGTTCCTCACGCAGTCGTTCACGTCTGAGGGAGCAGACCTCAGGGGTCAACACAGaacaactctctctcactctctctctctctctctctctctctctctctctctctctctctctctctctctctctctctctcagacacacacacacgtaaacacacacacacacacacactcaccaaggtCACACAGAGGGCCCTCCCAGCCGTCAGGGCAGAAGCACTGGAAGGAGCTGATGCCATCGATGCAGGTTCCTCCATTCTTACAGGGGGAGGCGACACAGTCGTTGAtatctggagggagagagagtgggagagacagagagagagagagtatgggtgagggtgaggaggaggaggaagcgatGACAGGAGAGACTGGTGTGACTGTGGGGTTAGAGTACTCACTCTCGTGACAGTAGAGACCAGTGAAGCCCGGATCACAAGAGCAGGTGAAGTTCCCGGCCGGCTGGCTGATGCAGCGACCGTGGGGGCCGCACACATTGGACGATATGTGCCACACCCCTTCCTGGTGTCGTTGGTGGCCACGGCAACGGTACAGCTGTCGATCACTGGGGTCAACGAAGAAAGAAACGACAATGTGTAATGAGCGATGACATCATACAAACCATACAGCTGAAAGGTGAGGTCTGGGTTCAGGAGGGGTGAGGTTTGTGTTCAGGAGGGGTGAGGTCTGGGTTCAGGAGGGGTGAGGTCTGGGTTCAGGAGGGGTGAGGTCTGGGTTCAGGAGGGGTGAGGTTTGGGTTCAGGAGGGGTGAGGTCTGGGTTCAGGAGGGGTGAGGTCTGGGTTCAGGAGGGTGAGGTTTGGGTTCAGGAGGGGTGAGGTCTGGGTTCAGGAGGGGTGAGGTCTGGGTTCAGGAGGGGTGAGGTCTGGGTTCAGGAGGGGTGAGGTCTGGGTTCCTACCTTCACACGGGTTGGTCTGGCAGTGATCCTTCAGCTCAGAGCAGGTCTTGCCTTCGTAGTCGTCTGGACATGCACAGTAGAAGTCTCCCATCAGACTGTGACACTGGGCCTTGTTCTGGCAGGGGTTAGGGCTGCAGGGGGCCGTCTGTACCtgcagagggagggacggatggggggatgggtgagtaTGTTCCCAGCCACTGGAGGCTGATGTTATCGATGGACCTGATGGGTTGGAACTCGCTGAAGCTAAGCTCACCTCGCAGGTGGTTCCGGAAAACCCGCTTGGGCACTCGCACATGAACCCGTCCGGGAGGACGTGGCACTTGGCGGAGTTCTGGCACGGGTCGCTGGCACAGCCGTTCCTCTGGACCTCGCAGTGCCGGCCCGCGTAGCCGGGCgggcacacgcacacgtacCCGCTCCGCCCGTCCTTGCACGTGGCTCCGTTCTGACACTGCCCGTGACAGCTGTTGATATCTGCAGGTGTAGGGAGGGAAAGAGCTCAGCGGTGCATGATGACAAAGCCGAGTCAGACCATGGAAAGACAGGGACGGCATGCCGGACACAAAGCTCAAAGATGCAGGTTTCAAACCTGACAAAAATGGAAGTTTAGATACAGGAAGCCACGCTGCTCTGGGTTATAAAGCTGCATGCACTGAAAGCAGTTTAGGTCAACTGAAAAGCTCTCGTTCCTATTTCCCTACTTGCTGAAAACCGGAATGGGATTTTCACAGTTGT
It includes:
- the LOC134016064 gene encoding protein jagged-1-like; the protein is INSCHGQCQNGATCKDGRSGYVCVCPPGYAGRHCEVQRNGCASDPCQNSAKCHVLPDGFMCECPSGFSGTTCEVQTAPCSPNPCQNKAQCHSLMGDFYCACPDDYEGKTCSELKDHCQTNPDRQLYRCRGHQRHQEGVWHISSNVCGPHGRCISQPAGNFTCSCDPGFTGLYCHENINDCVASPCKNGGTCIDGISSFQCFCPDGWEGPLCDLDVNDCVRNTCKNGGRCVDLLNDFYCSAPTTGRARPATHVRASVMPAPAVTEARATTTVTCSAVRAPRVGEAAPATSPRTARVTLVLARTGGLAWEAGTRTPASARTAGKEPPVDRMPTTATLTPGKCRNVNVTRKRKVE